A segment of the Spirochaetaceae bacterium genome:
TTCAACTCGATGAATGCCGCGACCTGGGAATCGATCACGGCCACCGACGATGCCACGGTGGTGTTCAAGCTGAAGGTGCCTCGCAGCGACGGGCTGGAGGTCATCGTCACCCACTGGTTCCATTTCATTCTGCCTCCCGAGGTAGTCAAGCAGCATGGCAACATTCACGATTGGAGGAACCTGGTCGGCACCGGGCCCTACATGCTGACGGACTGGGTCAAGGGCAGCTCCCTGACCTATACCAGGAACCCGGACTACCGGGGCACCGACGAGAAATACCCACAGAACCGGTTGCCCTACATCGACGAGTTACGGCGCGTGGTCATGCCCGAACAAGCAACCTGGCTGGCGGCGCTGCGCTCGGGCAAGCATGACATTACCGGCTTGTTCGGCGACACGCAATTGGGCGATGTCAACCAGGTAGAGAGCCTCCAACAGAGCAACCCCGAGATCACGTTGCACCCGTGGTACTTTCGCTCGGAGACCTCCGTTCTTTTCAACCTGCGCAACCAGCCGCCATTCGACGACATCCGGGTGCGCAAAGCCATGCAGATGGCCATCGACCTGGAGACCATCAACAACACCTACTACAAGGGTCTTGCCAAGTGGCAACCCCAGGGGATTATCGGCGACAGTCTGAAGGGGTACCATGTCCCCTTTGAAGAGTGGCCCGAAGCCGTGAAGCAGGGCTACCGGTATGATCCGGAAGGGGCGGAAAAGCTTCTGGATGAGGCGGGGTATCCGCGCGGCGCGGATGACGTTCGATTCAAGACCTTCCTGCACCACTTGCAGCGATTGGACGTCGGCTATCAGGAAATAGCCGTCCAATACTGGGCGCAGATTGGCGTCGACGTGGAGATTCAGCAACATGACAACACTCCGCATGCGGCGCTGAAGAGGGAAGGCAATTATGAAGGGATGGCGTCTTCGGTGCTCGGCGTCGACCAGGCGCCCCTCCCGATGATGGGATGGATTCACTCGAGAAGACCGGACGCGAACTCCGGCGGACACCAGGATCCGGTGATGGACGCCAAGGCGGAAGCCGCCGAAACCGCTGCCAGCACCGAGGACCAGCAGAGGCTGGTTGGAGAGGCAGACATGTACTTTGTCGCGCAGCATTACAACCTGTGGGGTCCCAAGGTTCCGTTGTTCAATGCAACCCAGCCATGGGTCAAGGGCTATAACGGCGAAGTCGAGCTGGGACTGGCTCGCGCAATTGCCATCCTGGCCCGCATCTGGATCGATAGTGATCTGAAGCAAGAGATGGGCGGCTAGCGCCCCACTGACCTCCCTGCACAGGGGCTGGGATGTTGCGTTCGGAGCGCCGCTTCAGAGCGCGCTCCCAGCCCTCACTCATTGCATCCTTTACTCATTGCATAAGGTGTCCCAGTGAGAGCCTATATCATCAGGCGCTTGTTGCTGGTCATCCCCACCCTGTTTCTCCTGAGCATCATCGTCTTTCTCACCGTGCGCTTCATCCCCGGCGACGTCGTAGACGCCATGTTGAGCGAGATGCAATGGGAGGGTGGCGGAGATCTGGACCGTGCAACGCTTGAGCGTCGGCTGGGATTGGACGTGCCGGTCTGGATGCAGTATGGACGCTGGATCGGCGACATGTTCCGGCACGGCAGCCTCGGCCGATCACTGTGGCGCGACTTGCCGGTAGAGGAGGAGATACTCTCCCGGTTGCCGGTCACCATCGAGCTAGGCCTCCTGGCCATCTTCATCGGGCTCGTGATCGCGCTGCCGGTGGGCATCTACTCGGCGGTGCGCCAGGATACCGCCGCCGACTACCTGGGACGCTCGGTCGCCATCATCGGCCTGGCCACGCCGAACTTCTGGCTGGCCATCATGGTATTGATCTATCCGACCATCTGGTGGGGCTGGACCCCGCCGCTGGAATACACCCCTTTCAGCGAAGACCCGCTGGGCAATCTCGCGGGGTTCTTCATCCCCAGCCTGATCCTGGGGACGGCCATGGCTGCCGCCACCATGCGGATGACGCGCACCATGACGCTGGAGGTGCTGCGGCAGGACTACATCCGCACCGCCTGGTCCAAGGGGATGGCGGAGCGGGTGGTGATTGTCCGGCACACCCTCAAGAATGCCCTCATCCCGGTGGTGACCCTGGTCGGCCTGCAGATGCCGATCCTGGTCGGAGGCGCGGTGATCATGGAGAACATCTTCGCCCTGCCGGGACTCGGTCGCCTCATGCTCGATGCCCTGCAGAGCCGTGACTACCCGGTGGTGCAGGGAACCAACCTGTTCTTCGCCACCGGCGTGGTGCTGCTCAATCTCCTCATCGACCTGATCTATCCCTACCTGGACCCGAGGGTACGGTATGAGTAGGAACAGGGATGCGCAGACAGCACCCGCCGGTCAGCTTGATCGGACCGGTGACTCCAGGCGGCGGGGCTGGCTGGCTGATTTCTTGATCAGGTTGTGGCAGGAGAAGCCCCTGGGCACCGCCTGCGGGATTCTCGTCGTGATCCTGGTTCTCGTCGCGATGCTTGCCGAGCGTCTGGCGCCCTACCCCTACCAGGAAATACACCTGCCGGACATCATGCAGGGCGCATCCGCCCGCTATCTGCTGGGGACCGACCACCTGGGGCGAGACTTGTTGAGCCGCATCCTCCATGGAGCTCGCATCTCCTTGACCGTCGGCCTGGCGGCAACGGCACTGAATGCGCTGGTCGCCGTGCTGATCGGCGGGACTTCCGGG
Coding sequences within it:
- a CDS encoding ABC transporter substrate-binding protein, with translation MTFAVALVLVLTATGLWAAPAEEEPAAAMEKEMVMDPTTGEMVEAPRYGGTLTYAERIEPPGTDPFDQGGAPRGVDSVLEKLSIGNWGISRDEFAFSTRYVPLWAMKPNLAESWETPDPTTIVINIRPGVRWHNKAPMNGRELTAQDVEFNFHRYTGLGSGFTEPSQFNSMNAATWESITATDDATVVFKLKVPRSDGLEVIVTHWFHFILPPEVVKQHGNIHDWRNLVGTGPYMLTDWVKGSSLTYTRNPDYRGTDEKYPQNRLPYIDELRRVVMPEQATWLAALRSGKHDITGLFGDTQLGDVNQVESLQQSNPEITLHPWYFRSETSVLFNLRNQPPFDDIRVRKAMQMAIDLETINNTYYKGLAKWQPQGIIGDSLKGYHVPFEEWPEAVKQGYRYDPEGAEKLLDEAGYPRGADDVRFKTFLHHLQRLDVGYQEIAVQYWAQIGVDVEIQQHDNTPHAALKREGNYEGMASSVLGVDQAPLPMMGWIHSRRPDANSGGHQDPVMDAKAEAAETAASTEDQQRLVGEADMYFVAQHYNLWGPKVPLFNATQPWVKGYNGEVELGLARAIAILARIWIDSDLKQEMGG
- a CDS encoding ABC transporter permease, with product MRAYIIRRLLLVIPTLFLLSIIVFLTVRFIPGDVVDAMLSEMQWEGGGDLDRATLERRLGLDVPVWMQYGRWIGDMFRHGSLGRSLWRDLPVEEEILSRLPVTIELGLLAIFIGLVIALPVGIYSAVRQDTAADYLGRSVAIIGLATPNFWLAIMVLIYPTIWWGWTPPLEYTPFSEDPLGNLAGFFIPSLILGTAMAAATMRMTRTMTLEVLRQDYIRTAWSKGMAERVVIVRHTLKNALIPVVTLVGLQMPILVGGAVIMENIFALPGLGRLMLDALQSRDYPVVQGTNLFFATGVVLLNLLIDLIYPYLDPRVRYE